The genomic stretch TGCGTAATAGCCAAATTTATCGATAGTTTCCGATTATCATTTTCAAGTTTTATGCTTTGTTGAATATGCCCTTTTAAGTCTCAGAGTGTACAAAGGACACTATTTTTCACCACAAAGGCACGAAGAGCACGGAGGCCCACAAAGTTTTCTTTTTAAATTAAGTTACAAAGTACACTAAGCCGGTTCATTGGCGATAAGGGCACGAAGGATACAAAGACACAGTGGAATGAACAAGAGCACTTTTTGCCATCGTGCCTTCATATCCTGTATCTTATAAGTTCAAAAAGCGGCTCTGTGCCCTTTGTCTCTTAATTATAAAAAAGTCTTTGTGGACCTCCGTGCTCTTCGTGCCTTTGTGGTGAAAAATAGTGCCTCAGTACACTCCGAGACTTAAAAGGGCATATTCAACAAAGCATAAAACTTGAAAATGATAATCGGAAACTATCGATAAATTTGGCTATTACGCAAATGATAAAAATAAGACTATTTGCTATACAATGACCTATCAATATTCAACGCAGCAAAAATATTTATTAATGTCTTCGTGTCGCTTCAGGCCCGCTTAGAGTAACCTCGTGGCTGAAACCGTATTCGTGCGGTCTTGAGAGGTTTACGGGTCTTTAATGAAAAAATCTTTATATGAATACGCGAATATGTTCTATAACAAACGAACAAATAAAGACGAATGAAGAGGTAACCGTATGTTAAGCTTCAAATGCGATGTCTGCGGGAACGTGACGAAGGCCGTCATCCGGCCCCACCTGTGCCCGAAGTGCGGAGCACGCAGGGGCGCGATGCATAAGGTTGATGAGGAGAAGGAATAAAAGAATCCTGGAGGAGTCTTGATTATGTCGAAACTAACGAAGATCATGGAGCAAACCTTCACCGGCGAGACGATGGAGGTCGGACTGTACCTGGCCATGGCCAGGAAAGCGGAGCTGGACAACCTGCCCGAGGTGGCCACGTATCTAAGAGGCCTGGCGATGGAAGAGGCGGGCCACGCCTGCGAAGTCGCGATCATGCTGAGCAAGATAAAGGGCACGAAGGAGAATCTCGAGTACATGCTCGGCGGCGAGACGATGGCCACGAAGGAAAAAATGGACGCGGCCCGCGTCGCGAAGGAAGAGGGCAACAGCGATGCGGAGGCGTTCTTCATTCGGGCCTCCGCGGACGAGAACCGCCACAGGTCCGGCCTGCAGGGATTCCTCAACAAGATGAAGTAAATTGTCTTAACATTTCTTTCGCGGCCCCAAAGGCCGCCATAATGTTTGTTTTTTTAGGTCCTTTCGGTATCTTCACTGCCGCACTGCGGACATCTTACTGGAAAGCAGTCCGGGTTCTCCTCGAACACGAAGCCGCACGTCCTGCACATATAAAAGACCTTATTCTGGTCAATGTCTTCCATAGTCATAACGTCACGGCATCGCGGCCTTATAAAGAATTCGGTTACTCCGGCACATTACTGCCTTAAAAAATATAAAGGTAGGTCTCGAATATAGGTATGGTGTAAAATGGAGAGAGCGCTCCAATTCGGCCCCGGCTCGGTACAGCCCGACGTGCGAAAGCTCAGCGAGATGCGGGAGGTCATCTACGACATGGACTGGCTTAAGACCGCGCCGGACATGGACCTTTATTATATGTATCGGGACCTCGCCCTGAGCCGGAATGACCGGTCGCTCATGCTGGATAATCATTTACGCTTCGACATCACGGTCATACCGCCCGGAAAGCTCGG from Methanocella sp. encodes the following:
- a CDS encoding ferritin family protein, with product MSKLTKIMEQTFTGETMEVGLYLAMARKAELDNLPEVATYLRGLAMEEAGHACEVAIMLSKIKGTKENLEYMLGGETMATKEKMDAARVAKEEGNSDAEAFFIRASADENRHRSGLQGFLNKMK